One Natrinema marinum genomic window carries:
- a CDS encoding class I fructose-bisphosphate aldolase: MIPIDDSPIVRDGKSLILAMDHGLEHGPVDFEEVPEKLDPSTVFETATHDAVTAMAVQKGIAEGYYPSYEDDVNLLLKLNGTSNLWMGEPDSAVNCSVDYAAEIGADALGFTVYGGSNHEIEMVEEFRDAQEKGREYDLPMVMWSYPRGQGLKNDTKPGTISYATRLALELGADIAKVKYPGSKDAMAHAVKCAGDMKVVMSGGSKTSDYEFLSQVEAVIDAGAKGLAVGRNVWQRENPTQLLDALEKVIYEEATADAALEATE, encoded by the coding sequence ATGATTCCGATCGACGACTCTCCGATCGTTCGCGACGGCAAGTCACTGATTCTGGCGATGGACCACGGGCTCGAGCACGGCCCGGTCGACTTCGAGGAGGTTCCGGAGAAACTCGATCCGTCGACGGTCTTCGAGACGGCGACCCACGACGCCGTCACCGCGATGGCCGTCCAGAAGGGGATTGCGGAGGGCTACTACCCCAGCTACGAGGACGACGTGAACCTCCTGTTGAAGCTCAACGGGACCTCGAACCTCTGGATGGGCGAGCCCGACTCGGCGGTCAACTGCTCGGTCGACTACGCAGCCGAGATCGGTGCCGACGCTCTCGGATTTACCGTCTACGGCGGCTCGAACCACGAGATCGAGATGGTCGAGGAGTTCCGCGACGCCCAGGAGAAGGGCCGCGAGTACGATCTCCCCATGGTCATGTGGTCGTATCCGCGCGGACAGGGCCTGAAAAACGACACGAAGCCGGGCACGATCTCTTATGCGACCCGACTCGCCCTCGAGCTTGGTGCCGACATCGCGAAGGTCAAATACCCCGGTAGCAAGGACGCCATGGCTCACGCCGTCAAGTGCGCCGGCGACATGAAGGTCGTCATGTCCGGCGGCTCCAAAACGTCTGACTACGAGTTCCTCTCGCAGGTCGAGGCCGTCATCGACGCCGGCGCGAAGGGGCTGGCCGTCGGCCGCAACGTCTGGCAGCGCGAGAACCCGACCCAGCTCTTAGACGCCCTCGAGAAGGTCATCTACGAGGAGGCGACGGCCGACGCCGCGCTCGAGGCGACCGAATAG